In one Alistipes sp. ZOR0009 genomic region, the following are encoded:
- a CDS encoding RNA polymerase sigma factor, with translation MNDADLIQSILNGNMSAFSYLVSIHQKLVLHIVRRMVTNDEVAADICQDVFVKVYQKLGEFRGHAKLSTWIAQIAYHHGINYLRKKKQLMEISVDESIAVERQVSAVHYEEPVTMDEDVRRLLLQKVEELPQQYRVVLTLFYLEEFSYKEIEEVTGMPEGTVKSYLSRAKSMLREKLTFVKQEMWG, from the coding sequence ATGAACGACGCAGATCTTATACAGAGTATCCTTAACGGAAATATGTCAGCATTTAGCTACCTGGTGAGCATCCACCAGAAGTTGGTGCTGCACATTGTTCGTCGTATGGTTACCAACGACGAGGTGGCTGCCGATATTTGTCAGGATGTGTTTGTGAAGGTGTACCAAAAGTTGGGAGAATTCAGGGGGCATGCAAAGCTATCGACATGGATTGCTCAGATTGCCTACCATCATGGTATCAACTACCTTCGAAAAAAGAAGCAGCTGATGGAGATTTCGGTGGACGAATCGATCGCGGTAGAGCGTCAGGTGAGCGCCGTGCATTACGAGGAGCCTGTTACTATGGACGAGGATGTGAGGCGCTTGCTGCTACAAAAGGTGGAGGAACTTCCTCAGCAGTACAGGGTGGTGCTTACCTTATTTTACCTCGAAGAATTTTCGTACAAGGAGATTGAGGAGGTGACAGGGATGCCTGAGGGAACGGTGAAAAGCTACCTTTCGCGAGCAAAAAGCATGCTCCGAGAAAAGCTTACATTTGTAAAACAAGAGATGTGGGGGTAA
- a CDS encoding peptidase U32 family protein: MNTKRTLELLSPAKNLEQGMAAVSYGADALYVGAPRFGAREGASNSVADVEALIRYAHRYGAKVFVVMNTIVYEHELEEAERMANWAYQAGADALIIQDMAFLEMGLPPIALHASTQTHNISADKVRFFQEVGFERVILARELSLRQIEEIRSQTNVELEAFVHGALCVSYSGQCYLSESLVGRSANRGACAQPCRSSYNLVDDSGKILVKNKHLLSLKDFNLSHSIRELANAGISSFKVEGRLKNIDYVKNITALYRRELDAILSDGTYAKASSGKVYLGFTPDAEKSFNRGFTSYFTENRLADLTGFNTAKATGALVGRVKEVMKGSFVIDGSTSLANGDGICFISKQGGLVGTNVNRVEGRTVYPFKMDGITKGIQIFRNYDHQFAKTLESNATERLVDAELRFDYDGANVALSAVDEDGFTVSHTCAVELEVAQKPERAIQTIEQQLGKSGGGMFRITRVEIGCADVPFVPMSMLNGYRRLILGLLEERRMSALPKAGQVVIPSDIPFPEKVLDYSANVVNSLARKFYERHGVTSIDQGYELSHCESANLMTTKYCIRHELGACLRTDAGSKLPVMLYLENNGKRFRLTFDCNRCQMMIKKG; encoded by the coding sequence ATGAATACTAAACGAACGCTAGAATTGTTATCGCCGGCTAAAAATTTAGAGCAGGGGATGGCTGCCGTCAGCTATGGCGCCGATGCGCTGTATGTTGGTGCACCCCGATTTGGTGCTCGCGAAGGAGCCTCAAATTCGGTTGCGGACGTGGAAGCGCTAATTCGTTATGCGCATCGCTATGGAGCGAAGGTGTTTGTGGTGATGAATACCATTGTGTACGAGCATGAGCTTGAGGAGGCCGAACGTATGGCCAACTGGGCCTACCAGGCTGGTGCCGATGCGCTGATTATACAGGATATGGCCTTTTTGGAGATGGGGCTACCTCCCATAGCGTTGCATGCGTCTACTCAAACCCATAATATTAGCGCCGATAAGGTGCGATTTTTTCAGGAGGTGGGCTTTGAGCGAGTAATTCTAGCCCGGGAGCTATCGCTTAGGCAAATTGAGGAAATACGATCCCAAACCAACGTAGAATTGGAGGCCTTTGTGCATGGTGCGCTTTGCGTTAGCTACAGCGGTCAGTGCTACCTTAGCGAGTCGCTTGTAGGCCGTAGCGCCAATAGAGGTGCTTGCGCGCAGCCTTGCCGCTCGTCGTACAACTTGGTTGATGATTCGGGTAAAATTCTAGTAAAAAACAAGCATTTACTTTCACTAAAAGACTTTAACCTTTCCCATAGCATAAGGGAGCTGGCAAATGCCGGTATCTCCTCCTTTAAGGTAGAGGGGCGGTTAAAGAATATCGACTATGTCAAAAATATAACGGCGCTGTATAGGCGGGAGCTGGATGCTATTCTATCGGATGGAACTTATGCTAAAGCTTCGTCGGGAAAAGTTTATCTGGGCTTTACTCCCGATGCCGAAAAGAGCTTCAATCGTGGTTTTACCTCTTACTTCACGGAGAATCGTCTTGCCGACCTAACTGGATTTAATACCGCTAAGGCTACAGGTGCACTAGTAGGCCGGGTAAAGGAGGTGATGAAAGGCAGCTTTGTGATTGATGGCAGCACTTCGCTTGCTAACGGCGATGGCATCTGCTTCATATCTAAGCAAGGGGGGCTTGTTGGTACCAACGTCAATAGGGTAGAGGGACGTACGGTATACCCCTTTAAGATGGATGGTATTACCAAGGGGATTCAGATATTCCGAAACTACGACCATCAGTTTGCCAAAACCTTGGAGAGCAATGCCACCGAAAGGTTGGTCGATGCCGAACTTCGCTTCGATTACGATGGAGCTAATGTGGCGCTCTCAGCCGTAGATGAGGATGGCTTTACGGTGTCGCATACTTGTGCTGTAGAGCTGGAGGTAGCGCAAAAGCCCGAACGGGCCATTCAGACAATCGAGCAGCAGCTCGGCAAGTCGGGAGGCGGAATGTTCCGAATTACGCGGGTGGAGATTGGCTGCGCAGACGTACCGTTTGTTCCTATGTCGATGTTAAACGGCTACCGGCGTCTGATACTTGGGCTGCTCGAGGAGCGACGTATGAGCGCGCTTCCTAAGGCTGGCCAGGTGGTTATTCCTTCCGATATACCATTTCCTGAAAAGGTACTCGACTATTCGGCCAACGTGGTGAACTCTCTAGCCCGAAAGTTTTATGAGCGGCATGGGGTTACATCCATTGATCAGGGCTATGAGCTGAGCCATTGCGAATCGGCGAACCTGATGACCACCAAGTATTGTATCCGCCACGAACTTGGCGCCTGTTTAAGAACCGATGCGGGAAGTAAGCTGCCCGTAATGCTCTATCTCGAGAATAATGGAAAGCGATTTAGGCTGACGTTTGACTGCAACCGATGCCAGATGATGATAAAAAAAGGGTAG
- a CDS encoding Cof-type HAD-IIB family hydrolase, whose product MADNTKPVKAILSDIDGTILNKDRVLSKLTIDTIKTIKKEYGIPFILISARMPKAITHLADTLEIRDPIIAYNGGLIFSNDANRTIHQNLTIPTDVAYDVYSFLKETDVHISLFREDEWVAETEDFWAKREINNTRVMPEFAPIEQTVDRWAHKGLGVHKIMCMGDAGAIEELEIFMKKNHKGNANSYRSKDTYLEITPTGTNKALAMHKVLSVLGVDAADAAAFGDNYNDVEMLKEVGHGVAMGNSPDKVKKAANVVGLHHKEDGLAHELIRLFNL is encoded by the coding sequence ATGGCAGATAATACAAAACCTGTAAAGGCCATCCTTTCAGATATAGATGGTACTATTCTGAATAAGGATCGCGTTCTCTCTAAGTTAACTATTGATACCATTAAGACGATCAAAAAGGAGTATGGCATTCCTTTTATTCTAATCTCGGCTCGAATGCCCAAGGCAATAACTCACCTTGCCGATACGCTTGAAATCCGGGATCCAATTATTGCCTACAACGGAGGCCTCATTTTCAGCAACGACGCTAACCGAACCATCCATCAAAATCTCACCATTCCTACTGATGTTGCCTATGATGTTTACTCTTTCCTAAAGGAGACAGATGTTCACATCAGCCTCTTTAGAGAGGACGAATGGGTGGCAGAAACCGAGGATTTTTGGGCGAAGCGCGAGATAAATAATACTCGAGTTATGCCCGAGTTTGCTCCTATCGAACAAACTGTTGATAGGTGGGCACACAAGGGACTTGGGGTGCACAAGATAATGTGTATGGGCGATGCTGGCGCCATAGAGGAGCTAGAGATTTTCATGAAAAAGAATCATAAGGGCAACGCCAATTCGTATCGCTCTAAGGATACCTATTTAGAAATTACCCCAACAGGAACTAACAAGGCGTTGGCAATGCACAAGGTGCTTTCGGTGCTTGGTGTTGATGCTGCGGACGCCGCTGCCTTTGGCGATAACTACAACGATGTGGAAATGCTGAAGGAGGTGGGACATGGAGTGGCAATGGGGAACTCTCCTGATAAGGTGAAAAAGGCAGCAAATGTTGTTGGATTGCACCACAAGGAGGATGGGCTGGCTCATGAATTAATACGGTTATTCAACCTATAA
- a CDS encoding tetratricopeptide repeat protein encodes MRSKTIKFFGLLGVFALAFTLNASAQTKADAAQQYNDGVTAFNAKNYAVAIAAFDKAIALAEQVGDEANDVKEGSIKLLPSSHLQNAMLFYKDKKFVESIKEFNTAIQVGKKYNDTKVVASASNAVPQLYRIMGNQEYTSGNYDKAKEYYNMGLQLNPEATNSLLGLGLVYAKQNKVDSALVYFDKVIEIGKSTNKLDEVAKANSQARDLMLEQASNAEKAKKYEEAVNDYNSALKYAPQSEVVYYKLAFCNYTMSKWEDAENAANKALEYTLNPADKAKVYFLLAGVAESRKDIPNACANYKKAITNPKYKAQAAARIKALKCQ; translated from the coding sequence ATGAGAAGTAAGACAATTAAATTTTTCGGATTGTTAGGTGTATTTGCTTTGGCATTTACGCTTAATGCATCTGCACAAACAAAGGCGGATGCTGCGCAGCAGTATAACGACGGAGTTACCGCTTTTAACGCAAAGAACTATGCTGTGGCTATTGCTGCTTTTGACAAGGCTATTGCTTTAGCCGAGCAGGTAGGCGATGAGGCCAATGATGTGAAAGAAGGTAGTATAAAGCTTCTTCCTAGTAGCCACCTTCAGAATGCTATGCTATTCTACAAGGATAAGAAGTTTGTAGAGTCCATTAAGGAGTTCAATACGGCTATCCAAGTTGGTAAAAAGTATAATGATACGAAGGTTGTTGCTTCTGCTTCTAATGCAGTTCCTCAGCTTTACCGTATTATGGGAAATCAAGAGTATACTTCGGGCAACTACGATAAGGCAAAGGAGTACTACAACATGGGGCTTCAGCTTAACCCAGAAGCAACCAATAGCTTGCTTGGATTAGGTTTAGTTTATGCTAAGCAAAACAAGGTTGACTCTGCTTTGGTATACTTCGATAAGGTCATTGAAATTGGAAAGAGCACCAACAAGCTTGATGAGGTAGCTAAAGCAAACTCTCAAGCTAGAGACTTGATGCTAGAGCAAGCTTCTAATGCAGAAAAGGCAAAGAAGTACGAAGAGGCTGTTAACGATTACAACTCGGCTCTTAAGTATGCCCCTCAAAGTGAGGTTGTATACTACAAGTTGGCTTTCTGCAACTACACCATGTCTAAGTGGGAAGATGCTGAAAATGCCGCTAACAAGGCGCTAGAGTATACCTTGAATCCTGCAGATAAGGCAAAGGTTTACTTCCTACTTGCAGGTGTTGCCGAGTCTAGAAAGGACATTCCAAACGCTTGTGCCAACTACAAGAAGGCAATAACTAATCCAAAGTACAAAGCTCAAGCTGCAGCTCGTATTAAGGCTTTAAAGTGTCAATAA
- a CDS encoding nucleoside deaminase — MNEIEESDEKFMREALKEALIALSRDEIPIGAVVVLDGRVVARAHNLTEALNDATAHAEMQALTAAANTIGGKYLDRCTLFVTVEPCPMCASASYWTHVGRIVYGAKDEKRGYQKFGDKLLHPRTVVKAGVLQDECAALMVNFFKNKRQKI, encoded by the coding sequence ATGAACGAAATCGAAGAGAGCGACGAAAAATTTATGAGAGAGGCACTAAAAGAGGCCCTTATTGCGTTAAGTAGGGATGAGATTCCTATTGGTGCAGTAGTAGTGCTAGATGGAAGAGTTGTGGCTCGTGCTCACAACCTGACGGAGGCCTTAAATGATGCAACGGCACATGCCGAAATGCAGGCTCTCACCGCAGCAGCCAATACTATTGGTGGAAAGTACTTGGATAGATGTACGCTTTTTGTCACAGTGGAACCTTGTCCTATGTGCGCTTCGGCATCGTACTGGACCCATGTCGGACGTATCGTATATGGTGCCAAGGATGAAAAGAGGGGCTACCAAAAATTTGGAGATAAGCTACTTCATCCACGGACAGTGGTTAAGGCGGGAGTGCTTCAGGACGAATGTGCCGCTTTAATGGTAAATTTTTTCAAAAATAAGAGACAAAAAATATGA
- the aspS gene encoding aspartate--tRNA ligase → MYRTHTCGELRQENVGAEVTLSGWVQRVRKLGGMTFVDLRDRYGITQLVVDDNAAQNIKDTVSHLGREYVINATGKVVERASKNSKIPTGSIEIILNDITILNKSELPPFTIEDDTDGGDDLRMKYRYLDLRRSVVRNNMILRHQIAFETRRYLDQMDFLEVETPILIGSTPEGARDFVVPSRMNLGHFYALPQSPQLFKQLLMVSGFDRYFQIAKCFRDEDLRADRQPEFTQIDCEMSFVEQEDVLLLFEGMVKHLFKFVKNVDFDSAFPRMTWHDAMKFYGSDKPDIRFEMKFVELKEAVSGRDFVVFDSASYVAGICAEGCASYTRKQIDELTEFVKRPQIGAKGLVYIRCEANGAFKSSVDKFYSPEDLKAIASMFNAKEGDLILILAGDKSKTQKALCELRLEMGARLGLRDKNIFKPLWVIDFPLFEWDEETQRFYAMHHPFTSPKPEDIQYLDSDPGRVRANAYDMVVNGVELGGGSIRIHDSQLQNKMFELLGFTPETAESQFGFLMNAFKYGAPPHGGLAFGLDRLVSLFAGLDSIRDCIAFPKNNSGRDVMTDAPSTISEEQLKELSLTIQPQK, encoded by the coding sequence ATGTATAGAACACATACGTGTGGCGAATTACGCCAAGAAAATGTGGGAGCGGAAGTTACGCTTTCAGGATGGGTTCAACGCGTGCGTAAGCTCGGCGGAATGACCTTTGTAGACCTTAGAGACAGGTACGGCATCACCCAGCTAGTTGTTGATGACAATGCTGCTCAAAATATTAAGGATACCGTTAGCCATCTTGGCCGCGAATACGTAATTAATGCAACCGGAAAAGTTGTTGAGCGTGCAAGCAAAAACTCAAAAATTCCAACTGGGAGCATCGAAATAATCCTTAACGATATAACAATACTTAATAAATCGGAGCTTCCTCCATTTACCATCGAAGATGACACGGATGGTGGCGACGATTTACGCATGAAGTATCGCTACCTCGATTTACGACGTAGCGTTGTCCGCAACAACATGATTTTACGCCACCAAATCGCATTCGAAACCCGCAGATACCTCGATCAGATGGACTTCTTAGAAGTAGAAACCCCCATTTTGATTGGCTCGACACCCGAAGGTGCTCGCGATTTTGTGGTACCATCTCGTATGAATTTGGGGCATTTCTACGCACTTCCACAGTCGCCTCAGCTTTTTAAGCAGCTTCTGATGGTATCGGGATTCGATCGTTACTTTCAAATTGCAAAGTGTTTTAGAGACGAAGATTTACGAGCTGACCGTCAACCTGAATTTACCCAGATAGACTGTGAGATGTCGTTTGTTGAGCAGGAGGACGTACTCCTACTTTTTGAAGGAATGGTTAAGCATCTCTTCAAATTTGTAAAGAATGTCGATTTTGATAGCGCATTCCCCCGCATGACATGGCATGATGCAATGAAGTTCTACGGATCAGACAAACCGGACATCCGCTTTGAGATGAAGTTTGTAGAACTTAAAGAGGCTGTTTCTGGCCGCGATTTCGTTGTTTTTGATAGCGCTAGCTACGTTGCTGGAATATGTGCCGAGGGTTGTGCAAGCTATACCCGCAAGCAAATCGATGAGCTTACAGAGTTCGTTAAACGCCCTCAAATAGGAGCTAAAGGCCTTGTATACATTCGATGCGAGGCCAACGGCGCGTTTAAATCTTCCGTGGATAAGTTTTACTCCCCCGAAGACTTAAAAGCAATTGCAAGCATGTTTAATGCAAAAGAGGGCGATTTAATTTTGATCCTAGCAGGCGACAAATCAAAAACTCAGAAAGCATTATGCGAACTACGCCTAGAAATGGGTGCTCGACTTGGACTTCGCGATAAGAATATATTTAAACCTCTTTGGGTAATTGACTTCCCTCTTTTCGAATGGGATGAGGAAACTCAACGATTCTACGCCATGCACCACCCATTTACGTCACCAAAACCTGAAGACATCCAGTATTTGGATAGCGATCCAGGTCGAGTTCGTGCCAATGCCTACGACATGGTTGTTAATGGAGTAGAACTAGGAGGTGGGTCAATCCGTATTCACGATAGCCAGCTGCAGAATAAGATGTTTGAACTGCTTGGCTTTACACCAGAAACCGCAGAATCTCAGTTCGGATTCTTAATGAACGCCTTTAAATATGGAGCGCCTCCTCATGGCGGATTAGCATTCGGCTTAGACAGATTAGTCTCCCTATTTGCAGGACTCGATAGCATCCGAGACTGTATTGCCTTCCCTAAAAACAACTCAGGTAGAGATGTAATGACTGATGCTCCTTCAACAATTTCGGAAGAGCAGCTAAAGGAGTTATCCCTAACAATCCAACCTCAAAAATAG
- a CDS encoding ExbD/TolR family protein, with translation MAKFSRKGKGGMPALSTASLPDIVFMLLFFFMVTTTMREQELKVKVKLPAATEVAKLEKKSLTSFIFIGQPTREYQALFGTDARIQLNDSFKTLTDIRDFISAERESLDEADRGFMTVALKIDEEARMGQVTDVKQELRKASALKISYIARKVDNLALVE, from the coding sequence ATGGCAAAATTTTCTAGAAAAGGAAAAGGCGGTATGCCCGCCCTATCAACAGCGTCGCTGCCTGATATCGTGTTTATGCTTCTATTCTTTTTCATGGTGACAACCACCATGAGAGAGCAGGAACTTAAGGTAAAAGTTAAGCTGCCTGCAGCAACTGAAGTTGCCAAGTTGGAAAAGAAGTCGTTAACCAGCTTCATCTTTATCGGTCAGCCAACTCGTGAGTATCAGGCTCTATTCGGAACAGATGCTCGTATACAGTTGAACGACTCGTTTAAGACGTTGACAGATATACGCGACTTCATTTCAGCGGAACGTGAAAGCCTTGATGAGGCTGATCGTGGCTTTATGACTGTTGCGCTTAAGATTGACGAAGAGGCAAGAATGGGTCAGGTTACAGACGTAAAGCAGGAGCTAAGAAAGGCAAGTGCTTTAAAGATTAGTTACATTGCGCGTAAGGTTGACAACCTCGCATTGGTTGAATAA